The Chanos chanos chromosome 9, fChaCha1.1, whole genome shotgun sequence genome includes the window TGTGCACATGGAGTTGATTCTGCTTTGATGAGGCCTGTGTTTGGATCCATATCTGAAGCCACCCAGCAGGCATCATGTGACTGACTTCAGACAAAACTACGATTCCCAGCTCTCTGAGTCTGTAGACTGCCTACAGAATGACTACAAGCCTGAATCATTTACATAagaatgataatgatgatgataatgatgatgatgatgaagaagattCAAGCATTCATAgtgaaactcacacactcattcactgaaTGTGCCACAAcatcaccactcacacacacacacacacacacacacacacagaaagacttgcactctctttctctatggtCTGCGTTTTAGAGATTCACCACTGGAATTCTGcaaaggagacaaagagagaaagagagggagagtttagATTTTATGGTCGAAGGTTCTGCCTTGGtttcacaccacacaccacacacacacacacacacacacacacacacacacacacaaagatgtacAACATACAAATGCCAGCCACCTAGACGCTCATACTAccacattaaatatttaaactatacaaatatacaaacaaccaaaaaatatgaCTACTACCAACTGTTCACTCAAACaccctgtcccccccccccctctctctttctctcaaacactcacactcacactcacaatctctatctctctccaaGGACTTCGAAGAGAACAACCACAACTTCCACTGACAGTTGGAACTACTTCCATGTGTACAGACTCTCATTAGtctgcgtgcgcacgcacacacacacacacacacacacacgcaggcaggcaggcaggcagggtCGTTACCGCTCTCTGTCAGGGAAGGAGGGAGtgctgttccacacacacacacacacacacacacacacacacacacacacacacacaggcaggcaggcaggcagggtCGTTACCGCTCTCTGtcagggaaggagggagggctGTGCAGGGCTTGTCTGCTGTCCTCCTGAGCGAGAGAACGAGggatggcgagagagagagggggaccgGCGCCCCGAGAGAGCGGAGGAGGATTCTGTGAACAGCTGCGGTCATaactgagagagggggagagagtgatggtTCCATTAGCTGTGTATGGGTGGATTCATattgtgtgagacagtgagcaGTGGGCAGGAGAATGAAGCTGCACtgttaagacagacagagacactgggaTGGGAATCATTACAGGGTGAGCTTTACCGTAGGCGTCTTATGGCTTAGTACATGTTCCAggtacattacacacaacacacacacacacacacacacacacacacacacacacacacacacacacacacatacacacacacacatacatacacacacacacacacacacacacacacatacatacacacacacacacacacatacacacacacacacacacacacacatacacacatacacacacacacatacacacacatacacacacacacacacacatgtactgacacacacaaacacacgcatacacacacacacacacacacacacacacacacacacgtacacacacatacacacacacacacacacacacacacatacatacacacatacacacacacacatacacacacacacacacacatgtactgacacacacaaacacacgcatacacacacacacacacagaggcttccacacactttctctctttcactctacTTACACAACAGGTGAaaccccactctctctctctctcacgtgcacgcacacacacacacacacacacacacacagggactaATTGAGCCCCAGTGGGAGAGTGAAGATCATTAAACTGAGAAGGTCAAAGTCACAAGTCAACACACAAGGTTTAAATCCAGtttacccaacacacacacacacacacacacacacacaaacacacacatgtttatccaacacaggctcacacactcatacacagatcTCTATGTTTGATGCCAGGAAGTGCTTTCAGTGGTGAAAAGCTGATGTTGTGTATTTGGGTGATTACCTGATGTTTACCATAGTCTGGCAATGCCTCTGATACACACATCCACCTccctcacgcgcacacacaccgaacatacatacacaccaaacgcacacacaccctcatgcacaccaaacacacacccacacatacacgccgaacacacataaccacaaacacccccctgatgcatacacacaccccctcacacacacacacacacacacacactcaccagagtTTAGCTGAGATGATAACTGCCAACAGAATCAGCACAGACGAGATGGTGACAGTCACATAGAACTGAGGATCaactgaggacagagagagagagagagagtgtgagagagagagagcgagagagggagagagagagagagacagagagaaagagagagagggagagagacagagagagagggagaagggagagagagagagggaggttagACAGatagttttaatgttttataataTCACTCCACAGCCtctcagttgttgtttttcttttttttttctgagacaacagtgttaatgttaatgttaatgtatgAATAATCCCTGAACACAGGatggtgagaggagagaggagagacggataagaaaaaacaataaagacgagatcataaaagagagagagagagagagagagggagaaaaaaaagtgtgagagagaaagagagagacagagagagtgagagagcgagagagagagagagagagagagacagagagtgagtgagagagagagagagagtgagagaaagagagaacttgAGAGAGTACAGTGATTGTATTGATTGATGTTAATGTGAGTGAAAACTCATCTTAGTGTTTCCATTTTTCCACTGTAAGAGAAACAGCTAGAAGCAGTaaactgctcacagtgtgtgtgtgtgtgtgtgtgtgtgtgtgtttgtgtctgtgtgtgtgtatgtgtgtgagtgtgtgtgtgtgtgtgtgtatgtgtgtgtgtgtgtgtctgtgtgtgagtttgtgtgtgtgtgtgtgtgtgtgtgtgagtttgtgtgtgtgtgtgtgtgtgtgtatgtgtgtgtgtgtgtgtgtgtatgtgtgtgtgtgtgtgtgtgtgtgtgtgtgtgtgtgtgtgtgtgtgtgtgtatgtgtgtgttctcttcaccttcctctgtttcctttgcCGCTTTCCCATCATCCCCCTCTTCCGACACGTCTCTGGCCTCCAGCGACGGCGCCTGACGGTCACGTTTGACGGTCGTGACGCTCCTCAATGACCACGCTTCAGATGTGGACACTTTCTGGACATCCGTTTCCTGGCTGGACAGGAAATGATGCGTTTCGTCCTCTATTGGCTGTGTGGGGCCCCAGATGACCGCCCACAGAGGAGTGGGCGTGGCTTGGGGAGTGATGGACAGGTGGAGAGAGTCCGTCTGCATCTCGCTGCCTTGTTCCCCCCACTTCTGGTCTTCAGGGCCGCAGGAGGCGGGGACTGTCGCCACGGAGATcagcaagaggaggaggagccagAACTCAGACAGGAAGCAGAAAGGAGGAATGGagctgacagaaagaaagaaagaaagaaagagagaaagaaagaaagaaagaaagaaagaaagaaagaaagagagaaagaaagaaagagagaaagaaagacttttaGATCGCCTTTAATACATCAACATCTTGATTTTTTTGCCCATAGTAATTAATCAACCCCCCCTCCACTCACTCAGAAAATCATCAAAAACTcaaactaaaagaaagaaagaaaaagaatgagacagggagagacgcAAGAAAAAGGACCAAAAGgtgggatgagagagagagaaagaaagacagagaaagagagagagagagagaaagagagagagagagagagagggatgaagcaggaaagacagagagaaatggacaaatgaaaaacattaagtGATGGTAACTCACGCGCAATACAtcactttctccctccctctccctctccctctctctctccctctctcttacttaCCATCGCTCCATCgcttctgtgttttcactgagtCCCTGATCCACTGAtcatctctgagagagagagagacagagacagagagagagagagacagagagagaaagagagagagagagagagagtgttcactGATTCAGACACTGTAAACAGATGGTTAGGGTAGAGGAAAACCCTTCcgaccaacatacacacacacacacagcacatagtcagtccctctttcacacacgcacacacacacacacacacacacacacctatccacacacactctctctcacagacgGATACGCCAACACACGCTATCTgtcacgcaaacaaacacactcaaatacagaCGATAACCTCTCTATcaaattttcacacacacaaacaagccaATATAACCTctctctcgcgcacacacacacacacacacacacacacactcatatataaacaaacacacatacagacatgcatactgacaaacacacacactctctctctctctctctctctcacacacacatacatcataaGAGACACCCCAAGCATTcgtagactcacacacacacacacacacacacctgtgggcACGATGACCAGTCAgattcctctcacacacagacgtagCTTTAGTTTAGTTCaggtgtcaaacacacacacacacacacacacacacacacacagtccaggcGAAGATCAGCATACGTGCCTACCTCTCTCTGATGAAGGAGGGACTGagtgaagaagagaggagaggagaaagagggagagagggagagggagagagggagagagagagagagagagagagggagagagagagaggagcgggAAAAACCATTGGTTGCCTTAGCGACAGaggcatgcaaaaaaaaaaaaaagcgtgtgagagagagagagagagagagagaaaaggagagagagacggagagaggtggaggagatTTAGATGGTAATTATGCTTTTTAACTGGATCAATTaaacaggcagaggagaacatttcagaacagaaaaaaaaaaagaagagaagagaagagaagagaaggattTTGAGGACAGAAATAGAAAAGCCAGTTTAAGAGATTTATTAATACCCTccctcaggggaaaaaaaagaaagtattcAATAATTTTATTAGAGCAGGGACAAGAcaaacgtgagagagagagagagagaaaaagagagaggacgagagagagagagagagagagaaagaaagagagaggatgagagtgaaggagagagagagaaagagagagaaaaagagagaggataagagtgaaggagagagagagagaaagagagagagaatcaatatTCATTAATTTAGCAGAAGACAGGAGGAGTGGAGTGATGGAGTGTGTGGCTGATACTTATGGACAGAAACGACAGAACAGACGAATATTTTTCACAGTCTGAGGGTCTCttttattacaaaacatttacacagaaaacaatctgtcacactctctccccccccctctctctctccttctctctctctctctctctttctttctctctctctccttctctgtctccctctctctctctgtctctctctttctctctctctctctctttctccttctctctctctcactctccttctctctctctttctctctccctccctctctctctctctctctctctacccaaggtttcatttttttcttcttctctgtggcAATGTGCAAGACAGACTCATTGGAGGATGCAGCGTAACCACGACGACCTCATTGACTCTTCTGTCTCTGCATTCTGGGAAATGTtgtcctcatcttcatcttcaacTTCTACTGGAAAAGTAACCGCAATTTCAATTAGATAATTTAATCAGACAGTTAGTCTGATGTAAAATACATTCCCGGTCAACAGACTATCCATAAGTGACACTGttattaacattattaaaatgaaagctTTGATTTCACAAAGTCAATAATGTTATGTTCTCGCTGTGGCTGCCTGTCTTGATGTTCTCTAATAAAATTTTCCCGCAAAagcctaccccccccccccccccccccataccatcactctcctcctcctcctcctcctcctcctcgtcatCGTCATCAGACTCCATTAGCGCGTCGTCCAATCGTCTGTCTCGTCTCACGATGACATCGCCTCTGTAAGGtggaaaacagagacagtgagggcGGGGCTTCTGGCGACTCTAAACCTGAGCTTCTCCACCTTTCTGAGGTGGAGGCACGTCAAGCGTCAAACCTGATCGTTAACTTAAAGCTGGTTATCCAGCATGAAGAATGTCACACGCGTCATGACAATGTCATTAGTCAGATAATTATCCAACAGATACTTAAATCAGACAGGCGATCCTACGGTTTCTTAAAAATGCGTCGGAGCAAGAACTCGTCCGACACAACGCGGCGGCGTCAACGGCAGGACGTAGGCTAACCCTGGCGAACGGCGACCCTGTGGACAGGTCATGAACTGACGTGGACGAGCACAATTTCTCATGGAAGAAGAAGTCGCGAGATGGAGATGCCAGCTTCTCATGAAATCTCCTGTGCTCCGTACATCGCAGGAGTTTGGGAGAagctgttttattgtgtgtgtgtgtgtgtgtgtgtgagtgtgtgtatttatgctgttttattgtgtgtgtgtgtgtgtgtgtgtgtgtgtgtgtgtgtgtatgtgtgtgagtgtgtgtatttatgctgttttattgtgtgtgtgtgtgtgtgtgtgtgtgtgtctgtgtgtgtgtatttatgctgttttattgtgtgtgtgtgtgtgtgtgtatgagtgtgtgtgtatgagtgtgtgagcgtgtgtatgtatgtctgttttattgtgtgtgtgtgtgtgtgtgtgtgagtgtgtgtatttatgctgttttattgtgtgtgtgtgtgtgtgtgagtgtgtgtatttatgctgttttattgtgtgtgtgtgtatgtgtgtgagcgtgtgtatgtatgtctgttttattgtgtgtgtgtgtgtgtgtgtgtgtgtgtgagtgtgtgtatttatgctgttttattgtgtgtgtgcgtgtgtgtgtgtgtatgagtgtgtgagcgtgtgtatgtatgctgttttattgtgtgtgtgtgtgt containing:
- the pianp gene encoding PILR alpha-associated neural protein, whose translation is MERCSIPPFCFLSEFWLLLLLLISVATVPASCGPEDQKWGEQGSEMQTDSLHLSITPQATPTPLWAVIWGPTQPIEDETHHFLSSQETDVQKVSTSEAWSLRSVTTVKRDRQAPSLEARDVSEEGDDGKAAKETEEVDPQFYVTVTISSVLILLAVIISAKLCYDRSCSQNPPPLSRGAGPPLSLAIPRSLAQEDSRQALHSPPSFPDRER